In Paenibacillus stellifer, the DNA window CCGCGGCGTTTGCCTTCTCTATAGTCGGGCTGGCTGTTCACCTGAATCGTTCTGCCCTTGATGCGGAAGGTGGTCTTGCCTTCTGCTTCGGCGATCACCTTGGCTCCGCTGAAATCGAAATATTTGGAATAATCCTTGGCGCCCTTGCCGGATTTTAAGTCCGGTGAGCGGTTCTCCTTGGTCATGAAGTACACATCCTTATCTGAGTCATTCATAGCATCTAGTGGTATCGAATTGCATATCCAAACGCCTGGCGGCGTCCATTAAGCAAAGGCTACTGCAGCAAATACAGGCAGCAGACAGCACATATACCCATGAATCGTTTAGTTTTAAATATATCATATTTATGGCTTAAAATCTTTACTATCCATAACGTCCCCATCCATTACACTGATTTAAGCCGATCAATCAAAAAGCCGGGCACCGCATATACAGCATGCAGTACCCGGCTTGAAACCGGTAATATATATTAGTCACATAAATGAATGCTTATAGCTCGAGAATACCGGCCTTAGGCGTTACGCCAAAAGCTTTAGCCAGCGCCTCCAGCTCCGAATCGGTGATGACCTGCTTGATCTCGCGTCCACCAGTCAAATTGTAGACAGCCACCGCTTTTTCAACCGTCTCGATGAGGCCGAATGTGGAATCCATAGCGGATCCGGTTCCGAGTATGCCGTGATGCGGCCAAATGACAACAAGCGAGTCCTTCATCTTCTTGGCCGTTTCCCGTCCGATCTCGTTGCTGCCCGGCACGATCCATGGCAGGATGCTTACGCCGTCCGGGAAGACAACGAGGCATTCCGTACACATTTGCCAGAGGGTCTTCGTGAACTTGAGTTCATCCAGAAGTATATGCTGGGCCAATGTGATAAGGTCATTCTCTTGGCGGATCATACGAAATTTGACAAGACCGCCTTCTCCGGTCTGGCGGAGCTTGAACGAATCGATTATCTCATCACAGACCGCAAACCCAACGAGAAATGGTCGCGGCGGCTGTCGGAAGTAGGTATCGAGCTGATCTACTGATCTCTTTTAAAAAAGACGAAGCGGCCGCCGGCTCTGCCGGTGACCGCTTGCTTTTGTTACCCATATATTGAAATCTCGATCTTGGATCTAAAGCGTGCCGGAATCGTCATGTTCCTTCACTACCCCGGCGAACACCGCAGACACCGCTTCAGCGAGCAGCTTCGGCGGCAGCTCTATCTGCATCCCGATCTTGCCGGCACTGACTGCCATAAGCTGCAGATTCTCCGCACTGTCGTCGATGAAGGTGGGGTATAGCTTCTTCATACCGACAGGCGAGCAGCCGCCTCTGATGTAGCCCGTCCATTTCTGCAGCTCCTTTACGGGCAGCATCTCGATCTTCTTCTCGCCCGCAGCTTTGGCCGCTTTCTTGAGATCCAGCTCTTCTGCGGCGGGAATGACAAAGACGTACAGATTGCTGCCGCTGTGTGCGACCAGCGTCTTGTATACCTGCTCCACCGATTTGCCTATCTTCTCCGCGACTGCCGTGGCATGGATCTGACCGTCTTCGCTGTCATAAGCCAATATTCCGTAGGATATCCCTTTCGCATCCAGAAGACGCATTGCGTTCGTCTTGACTGCTGCTTTCATGCTTTCATTACCCCCGTTCCCCTATTCCTGATACTAATTTAACACAATACGGCGGCCCGAAGGCAAACGTATTAATTTATCCCTAATGATTCACAGGTATAATGGAAGAGGAATAACAGGATAAAGGAGCCATTCCTGTAATGAATTAATCTGAGGTTTGAATGAAAAAAGCGCCTTCTGTATACTGGGAAACGTTCCGACCAAAGAACAATTTCAGCATAGGAGGCACTCTATCATGAAGTATAAACAATCGAAGAAACAGAATCAACGAATCACCCGAATTTCCGAAAATACCCTCGTGGTCGGCGCAGATATCGCCAAAGATACCCATGTGGCTCGCGCCATAGACTTTCGAGGGATCGAACTGGGTAAGGATTGTGTGTTCTCTAATACCCGTGCCGGACTCGAGCAACTGGTTCAGTGGATGAAGGAGCTTCAGCAGGAGCATGCCAAGAGTGACGTCCTCTTCGGTATTGAGCCCACCGGACACTACTGGTTTACGCTGGCGGAATATTTAGGGCGGCAGGGCATTCCTTTGGTCATTGTGAATCCGCATCACGTACACAAAAGCAAAGAACTGGAAGACAATTCACCCACGAAAAGTGACTATAAAGATGCCAAGGTCATTGCCGATTTGGTGCGAAACGGGAAGTACAGCGAGCCCAAACTGCCAAC includes these proteins:
- a CDS encoding DeoR/GlpR family DNA-binding transcription regulator — encoded protein: MLGQCDKVILLADHTKFDKTAFSGLAELERIDYLITDRKPNEKWSRRLSEVGIELIY
- the ybaK gene encoding Cys-tRNA(Pro) deacylase, producing the protein MKAAVKTNAMRLLDAKGISYGILAYDSEDGQIHATAVAEKIGKSVEQVYKTLVAHSGSNLYVFVIPAAEELDLKKAAKAAGEKKIEMLPVKELQKWTGYIRGGCSPVGMKKLYPTFIDDSAENLQLMAVSAGKIGMQIELPPKLLAEAVSAVFAGVVKEHDDSGTL